The Methanobacteriaceae archaeon DNA window TTTAGGTGCTTCTTTTATTGAAAAAAGAGCATTTTTCCTGATATTATTATTTGCTTTTTTATTAGGTCTAACTTTGACCATTGCTGAGCCAGATGTCAGACTGGTTGCTTTTCAAATAGGTCAGATAACCACATTAAATATCACTCAACTGGAATTAATATTCATAGCTTCTCTGGGATTAGGTGCATTTACTTTATTAGCAGTTTTAAGGAGCATGATTGATTTCCCTATCCAGTACATTCTAATACCCGGATACATTACGGCCATTATACTATCCTTATTGGTGAATAATGAATTCATATCCAAAGCATTTGATCTGGGGGCTGTAACCACTGGACCTATGACTGTGCCTTTTTTAATTGCCTTAGGGGTGGGTATTGCGTCAGTTCTGGGTGGAAGAGATAGAATGGAATCTGGTTTTGGAATAATGGCTATTGGTTCTATTGGTCCCATACTGGCCATACTAATCTGGGGCTTAATTAGGGGAGGAGTATAATGCTTATCATGAGTGCTGCTGAAGCATTCTTAGAGGTTATAGAAGCCATATCCCCGGTTTTAATACTTTTTTTCATATTCCAGGTTTTAATATTGAAAAAAATTCCTAAAAATATAGGGGATATTATTTCCGGCATATTCCTGACCATCATCGGGTTTTTCTTTTTCTTTTTCGGGGCAAAAATAAGTTTAATACCCATGGGGACCCAGATTGGTAGTTTTTTATCAACATTAGATTATTACTGGGTTATTATATTCGCTCTTATTTTAGGGATATTTGCCATACTGGCCGAACCAGCGGTTAATGTATTTGTCTATGAAGTAGAGAAAGTATCATCTGGTTATATTAAAAAAAATATAATGATTATGAGTATTGCTCTAGGGGTGGGTGTTGCCCTTTTATTTTCCGTTTTAAGAATTTATTTTAATTTACCCTTAGCCCTGATAATCATACCTGGTTATTTACTAATAATAATCTTAGCCCTGGTAAGTCCCAGGGATTTTATCCCTATTGCCTTTGATTCCGGGGCGGTGGCCACTGGCCCAGTGGTGGTTACCTTTGTGCTACCTATCATGACCAGTTTGGCCATAGGCTTAAATGGTGAATTTTCTGGTTTTTTAGGACTGGGCACCGTGGGTCTGGTGGCTATGTTTCCTATAATATTCATGCTTTGCTTAGGAATTCTAATAAAAAGGAGTGAAACTAAATGATAGCAAATTCTTGTTCTGGGTTTAAATTAATATACGTTATTGTAGAAGCTGGACGTGGAAGTTTTATTATGAAATTGGCTCGTGAAGCAGGTGCAGAAGGCGGGACCATATATTATGCCCGTGGAACCAGTATCCATGAGCATGGTAAATTTTTAGGTGTTCCAATTGAACCAGAAAAAGAAGTAGTAATGATTATTATTAAAGATTCTATGGTAGATCATGTTTTTGATTCTGTGGTTAAAAAAGGTGAACTGGAAACTCCTGGAAAAGGAGTGGCATTTATTTTGGATTTATCCCGGGTAGCTGGTATCTGTCATTTATTAGAAGAATAGATACCTAATAATTTAATCTTAAATTAAGATATATAACTGTGATAA harbors:
- a CDS encoding DUF1538 domain-containing protein — protein: MLIMSAAEAFLEVIEAISPVLILFFIFQVLILKKIPKNIGDIISGIFLTIIGFFFFFFGAKISLIPMGTQIGSFLSTLDYYWVIIFALILGIFAILAEPAVNVFVYEVEKVSSGYIKKNIMIMSIALGVGVALLFSVLRIYFNLPLALIIIPGYLLIIILALVSPRDFIPIAFDSGAVATGPVVVTFVLPIMTSLAIGLNGEFSGFLGLGTVGLVAMFPIIFMLCLGILIKRSETK
- a CDS encoding DUF1538 domain-containing protein, producing MHLEDLKKELKATLKSLLPAIILILVFQIFFIKMPLSDFITIIIGLLFTILGFTFFIQGAKKGLLPLGENLGASFIEKRAFFLILLFAFLLGLTLTIAEPDVRLVAFQIGQITTLNITQLELIFIASLGLGAFTLLAVLRSMIDFPIQYILIPGYITAIILSLLVNNEFISKAFDLGAVTTGPMTVPFLIALGVGIASVLGGRDRMESGFGIMAIGSIGPILAILIWGLIRGGV
- a CDS encoding P-II family nitrogen regulator, which codes for MIANSCSGFKLIYVIVEAGRGSFIMKLAREAGAEGGTIYYARGTSIHEHGKFLGVPIEPEKEVVMIIIKDSMVDHVFDSVVKKGELETPGKGVAFILDLSRVAGICHLLEE